From Acidobacteriota bacterium, one genomic window encodes:
- a CDS encoding efflux RND transporter periplasmic adaptor subunit gives MTQHTEADTNRNSRAPYVGMTAFFLLLIVVGVLFLLPKLRHRDALEAEAKVAAGPPTVLVTRVVQGDPTGHIELPATVQAFDQTPVYARTSGYVKARYVDIGDRVRRGQLLAEIDDPQTAQALMQAKATVLQQKAQLQQMEANAALSKVTNERWQGLVKQGVVSQQDADQRLAQANVDIANVNAAKANIAAGEANVRSLAEQATFARVTAPFDGVILARSIDRGSLISSGSQNSVTEMFSIGQSDKVRVFTNVPQASAVGLANGHAARVTLRELPGKVYSGTIARTSQSIDPSTRTLLVEVDLKNDGRILPGMYATTVFDVPAGGAAPVLLPANGLVIRTAGPQAVVIDANNVVHFRSIVLGRDLGTVTEVVGGLKVGDAIVLSPGDAVVEGAKVEPQFQ, from the coding sequence ATGACGCAACATACTGAGGCCGATACGAACCGCAACAGCCGCGCTCCCTATGTGGGGATGACGGCGTTCTTTCTCCTGCTGATCGTGGTTGGCGTTCTGTTTCTGCTGCCGAAGCTGCGTCATCGCGACGCGCTGGAGGCAGAGGCGAAGGTTGCCGCGGGACCGCCGACGGTGCTTGTCACGCGGGTGGTACAGGGAGATCCCACCGGACACATCGAGCTGCCAGCCACGGTGCAGGCCTTCGATCAGACGCCGGTCTACGCGCGTACTTCAGGGTACGTGAAGGCGCGGTACGTCGATATCGGCGACCGCGTACGTCGCGGGCAACTGCTGGCGGAGATCGACGACCCACAGACGGCGCAGGCGTTGATGCAGGCAAAGGCGACGGTGTTGCAGCAGAAGGCGCAGTTGCAGCAGATGGAGGCGAATGCGGCGCTCTCAAAGGTGACCAACGAGCGCTGGCAGGGGCTGGTGAAACAGGGTGTTGTCTCGCAGCAGGACGCGGACCAGAGACTGGCGCAGGCCAATGTCGATATTGCGAACGTGAATGCGGCGAAGGCGAATATAGCGGCTGGAGAGGCCAACGTTCGTTCGCTGGCGGAGCAGGCTACGTTTGCGCGGGTGACGGCGCCGTTCGATGGGGTGATCCTGGCGCGAAGCATTGATCGTGGATCGCTGATCAGCTCGGGAAGCCAGAACAGCGTGACGGAGATGTTTTCCATCGGGCAGTCGGACAAGGTGCGCGTCTTCACGAATGTTCCGCAGGCCAGCGCTGTTGGGCTGGCGAACGGACATGCGGCGCGGGTTACGCTCCGCGAGCTCCCCGGCAAGGTCTATTCAGGAACGATCGCCCGCACGAGCCAGAGCATTGATCCGAGCACGCGGACGCTGCTGGTGGAGGTCGATCTGAAGAACGACGGCCGGATTCTGCCGGGCATGTATGCCACGACGGTCTTCGATGTTCCTGCGGGGGGGGCTGCTCCGGTGCTGTTGCCGGCCAATGGTCTGGTGATCCGCACGGCGGGGCCGCAGGCGGTGGTGATCGACGCAAACAATGTGGTGCACTTCCGTTCGATTGTGCTGGGGCGCGACCTGGGAACAGTGACGGAGGTGGTTGGGGGCCTGAAGGTGGGCGATGCTATTGTGTTGAGTCCCGGTGACGCCGTGGTTGAGGGCGCAAAGGTCGAACCGCAGTTTCAGTAA